A genomic region of Magnolia sinica isolate HGM2019 chromosome 6, MsV1, whole genome shotgun sequence contains the following coding sequences:
- the LOC131248611 gene encoding benzyl alcohol O-benzoyltransferase-like produces MASSMPVWSITRCKSVAVPPAKPTPHEFKNLSDHDSSEFLQMQVPFIHLYHCNPFMGGQNPAQVIRDAVAKALVFYYPFAGRLRKLPDEKLMVECTGEGVLFIEADAEFRIEQLGGAPKPPFPCMKELLYDIPGSTGIFDCPLVLIQVTRLACGGFILATRVNHMICDLTGYMQFMTAMAEIARGALAPSIRPIWQRDQLFNSSDPSCSSHQFDNEADLPIQLGHMEEQIFFFGPSEISALRKHVPPCFHPCSRFDLLTSCLWRCRTVALGVEPDKEVRLICMVNARAKCNPPLPAGYYGNVLAFSMVGTTAGKLCENPLEYTVELVKKAKAQVTAEYMQSAAVVRMGKPGLPSASVYCVSDFTRAELRDFDFGWGKAVFGGPAFGIMDHIMRLGSIYTRFRSSQGEDGVVVPVRLPVRAMKRFSAELKSMTTDPMHRSYIKSAI; encoded by the exons ATGGCATCTTCTATGCCCGTATGGTCAATCACAAGGTGCAAATCTGTAGCAGTCCCACCTGCTAAGCCAACACCTCACGAATTCAAGAACCTTTCAGATCATGATTCCTCGGAGTTCCTTCAGATGCAGGTTCCTTTCATACATCTGTACCACTGCAATCCTTTCATGGGAGGGCAGAACCCGGCCCAGGTCATTAGAGATGCGGTTGCAAAGGCGCTCGTCTTCTACTACCCGTTTGCGGGCAGACTTAGGAAGCTGCCGGACGAGAAGCTGATGGTAGAGTGTACTGGTGAGGGCGTGCTGTTCATAGAGGCGGATGCTGAGTTTAGAATCGAGCAGTTGGGAGGTGCACCGAAGCCGCCGTTCCCATGCATGAAGGAGCTTCTCTACGACATCCCGGGCTCAACAGGCATATTTGATTGCCCTTTGGTGTTAATTCAG GTGACCCGTTTGGCGTGCGGGGGTTTCATTTTGGCCACCAGAGTAAACCACATGATATGCGACTTGACTGGGTACATGCAGTTCATGACGGCAATGGCTGAGATTGCACGAGGAGCACTGGCCCCATCTATTCGGCCCATATGGCAAAGAGATCAGCTATTCAATTCTAGTGACCCATCTTGCAGTTCTCACCAGTTTGACAATGAGGCTGACCTACCCATCCAACTCGGCCATATGGAAGAACAGATTTTCTTCTTTGGCCCAAGTGAGATTTCCGCCTTGAGGAAGCACGTGCCACCCTGCTTCCACCCGTGCTCTAGATTCGATCTATTGACATCATGCCTCTGGCGATGCCGCACGGTAGCCCTTGGTGTTGAACCTGATAAGGAAGTTAGGCTGATATGCATGGTCAATGCACgtgccaaatgcaacccaccacTGCCTGCTGGCTACTACGGCAATGTGTTGGCATTTTCGATGGTAGGGACGACGGCAGGGAAGCTATGTGAGAATCCATTGGAATACACAGTGGAGTTGGTCAAGAAAGCAAAAGCGCAAGTGACAGCCGAGTACATGCAGTCAGCTGCAGTCGTACGCATGGGCAAACCTGGCCTTCCGTCGGCAAGCGTATATTGTGTTTCGGATTTTACACGTGCTGAGTTAAGAGATTTTGATTTTGGGTGGGGTAAGGCAGTTTTTGGTGGGCCAGCTTTCGGGATCATGGACCACATTATGAGGCTGGGAAGCATTTATACTCGGTTTCGGAGCAGCCAAGGAGAGGATGGTGTTGTTGTGCCCGTTCGATTGCCAGTTCGAGCCATGAAACGGTTCTCAGCTGAGCTCAAGAGCATGACAACGGATCCCATGCACCGGAGCTACATTAAGTCTGCTATATAA